GTTAGTTCTTCTTTTCTGAATATGAAATCTTAAACTCTGCTCTTTTAGCTCCGTTTATAGCAGATTGATTTAAAAGCGTAACCGCTTTTGGATTCCAATTATAGTTCTTAAAAACAGTATCTGTAACCGTTTGTAAATCTGTTGAGTTAATTACTTTTAATCTTAATTTTGGCGAATAATCCGTTTCATCACTTAAGATATCTGAAATATAATCTGTAATTTTAAAAGTATATTTCTGTACCGTTTCTTCATTAATAATCTCTTTTTCCAACACACCTCCAAAAGAAGTTATTCCTTCTGTGTAAACATCTTTTATTTGGCTATAAACAGGGTTCGCTACATCTTCATTACTTTTATAAAGATACAAACGATAAGGAAGTGCAGTTACGTCTGCAGATTCATTAATATAAAAAGTTAAAGAAGCATCATTTATTAATAAATTTCTTTCTCTTAATTCTTCAATCTTATCTGCTACTCCATTAGCATTGGTATCTTCTCCAAAAAGATCTATTACTGCTTCACTACCCGCTGCTCCTTGTACTACAATATTATCTACAGGATATGTTTTATCTTCCATTTTATAAATACTAGATCTTACTCCTGATAATAAAAAACTATCATTCTTGTAAATAGTATCTATAGCTACACCACCAGTAACAACTGTGTTAGTGTAATAAACCTCTAAAGATGGTTTAACAGTACCATTAAAATTAAAAGAAATTAAAGATCCTTCATCTCCCGAAGCTTCTAAAATAAGCCCTCTAAAATAATTATTAAATGCAGCTTGGGTGTTAAATTCTGATGACTCATATTTATCTAAAAATATTTTTTTAATTTCAGCTTCATTTAAAGGTATTGCTGCAAAAGGAAGAGGAAGCGTAGAAGTTGAACTTAAATAAGTTACCGTATCTTTTGTTGCCAAAGCACCAGTACTTAACCATCTTTTAACTA
The nucleotide sequence above comes from Polaribacter butkevichii. Encoded proteins:
- a CDS encoding DUF4270 family protein: MRKFLEKSTYIVVLILVFTAVISCEKDFTDIGSSIVSNTKFNTDTLTVREITIENSPVTSVTSDNLSIDPGQYLLGVHASDAYEKIEASIVSQLALSSGLQVVDDANVYASDTTVVTTIDTVFIKLPYQVVLNDDATAYVLDSIIGDQTKAFNLNVYQTSTYLSTLNPAEPSKFNSYQSNDVFEKTGSLLSATANFKFLPSLTDSIVVKRWLSTGALATKDTVTYLSSTSTLPLPFAAIPLNEAEIKKIFLDKYESSEFNTQAAFNNYFRGLILEASGDEGSLISFNFNGTVKPSLEVYYTNTVVTGGVAIDTIYKNDSFLLSGVRSSIYKMEDKTYPVDNIVVQGAAGSEAVIDLFGEDTNANGVADKIEELRERNLLINDASLTFYINESADVTALPYRLYLYKSNEDVANPVYSQIKDVYTEGITSFGGVLEKEIINEETVQKYTFKITDYISDILSDETDYSPKLRLKVINSTDLQTVTDTVFKNYNWNPKAVTLLNQSAINGAKRAEFKISYSEKKN